Proteins encoded together in one Lutra lutra chromosome 4, mLutLut1.2, whole genome shotgun sequence window:
- the NBL1 gene encoding neuroblastoma suppressor of tumorigenicity 1 isoform X3, with protein sequence MLRVLVGAVLPAMLLAAPPPINKLALFPDKSAWCEAKNITQIVGHSGCEAKSIQNRACLGQCFSYSVPNTFPQSTESLVHCDSCMPAQSMWEIVTLECPGHEEVPRVDKLVEKIVHCSCQACGKEPSHGLSVYMQGEDTPGSQPGTRPHPHPGGQTPEPEDPPGAPHVEEEGAED encoded by the exons ATGCTTCGGGTCCTGGTGGGGGCCGTCCTCCCCGCAATGCTGCTGGCCGCTCCGCCGCCCATCAACAAGCTGGCACTGTTCCCGGACAAGAGTGCCTGGTGTGAGGCCAAGAACATCACCCAGATTGTGGGCCACAGCGGCTGCGAGGCCAAGTCCATCCAGAACAG GGCGTGCCTAGGACAGTGCTTCAGTTACAGCGTTCCCAACACCTTCCCGCAGTCTACGGAGTCCCTGGTTCACTGCGACTCCTGCATGCCGGCCCAGTCCATGTGGGAGATC GTGACCTTGGAGTGCCCCGGCCACGAGGAGGTGCCCCGAGTGGACAAGCTGGTGGAGAAGATCGTGCACTGTAGCTGCCAAGCATGTGGCAAGGAGCCCAGCCACGGGCTGAGCGTCTACATGCAAGGCGAGGACACGCCAGGCTCCCAGCCAGGcacccgtccccacccccacccaggcgGGCAGACCCCCGAGCCCGAGGATCCCCCCGGGGCCCCCCACGTGGAGGAAGAGGGGGCTGAGGACTGA
- the NBL1 gene encoding neuroblastoma suppressor of tumorigenicity 1 isoform X2 produces MPCPVSGFILREPSHLQSPRALEATGTMLRVLVGAVLPAMLLAAPPPINKLALFPDKSAWCEAKNITQIVGHSGCEAKSIQNRACLGQCFSYSVPNTFPQSTESLVHCDSCMPAQSMWEIVTLECPGHEEVPRVDKLVEKIVHCSCQACGKEPSHGLSVYMQGEDTPGSQPGTRPHPHPGGQTPEPEDPPGAPHVEEEGAED; encoded by the exons ATGCCTTGTCCTGTTTCTGGATTTATCCTCCGGGAGCCTTCCCATCTGCAAAG TCCTAGGGCCCTAGAGGCCACGGGCACGATGCTTCGGGTCCTGGTGGGGGCCGTCCTCCCCGCAATGCTGCTGGCCGCTCCGCCGCCCATCAACAAGCTGGCACTGTTCCCGGACAAGAGTGCCTGGTGTGAGGCCAAGAACATCACCCAGATTGTGGGCCACAGCGGCTGCGAGGCCAAGTCCATCCAGAACAG GGCGTGCCTAGGACAGTGCTTCAGTTACAGCGTTCCCAACACCTTCCCGCAGTCTACGGAGTCCCTGGTTCACTGCGACTCCTGCATGCCGGCCCAGTCCATGTGGGAGATC GTGACCTTGGAGTGCCCCGGCCACGAGGAGGTGCCCCGAGTGGACAAGCTGGTGGAGAAGATCGTGCACTGTAGCTGCCAAGCATGTGGCAAGGAGCCCAGCCACGGGCTGAGCGTCTACATGCAAGGCGAGGACACGCCAGGCTCCCAGCCAGGcacccgtccccacccccacccaggcgGGCAGACCCCCGAGCCCGAGGATCCCCCCGGGGCCCCCCACGTGGAGGAAGAGGGGGCTGAGGACTGA
- the NBL1 gene encoding neuroblastoma suppressor of tumorigenicity 1 isoform X1 — protein sequence MPCPVSGFILREPSHLQRAPPCRPGPHFQVALKPPSSTRLEVGETAKPREAEVGGNTGRAPSESNPSDTCCPAAPSSGQFCPRALEATGTMLRVLVGAVLPAMLLAAPPPINKLALFPDKSAWCEAKNITQIVGHSGCEAKSIQNRACLGQCFSYSVPNTFPQSTESLVHCDSCMPAQSMWEIVTLECPGHEEVPRVDKLVEKIVHCSCQACGKEPSHGLSVYMQGEDTPGSQPGTRPHPHPGGQTPEPEDPPGAPHVEEEGAED from the exons ATGCCTTGTCCTGTTTCTGGATTTATCCTCCGGGAGCCTTCCCATCTGCAAAG AGCACCCCCTTGCAGGCCTGGCCCTCATTTCCAAGTCGCCCTGAAGCCTCCCTCTTCCACACGTTTGGAGGTCGGGGAGACGGCAAAGCCTAGGGAGGCTGAAGTCGGGGGGAACACTGGGAGAGCCCCCTCTGAGAGCAATCCTTCGGACACATGCTGCCCTGCAGCGCCATCTTCCGGCCAGTTCTG TCCTAGGGCCCTAGAGGCCACGGGCACGATGCTTCGGGTCCTGGTGGGGGCCGTCCTCCCCGCAATGCTGCTGGCCGCTCCGCCGCCCATCAACAAGCTGGCACTGTTCCCGGACAAGAGTGCCTGGTGTGAGGCCAAGAACATCACCCAGATTGTGGGCCACAGCGGCTGCGAGGCCAAGTCCATCCAGAACAG GGCGTGCCTAGGACAGTGCTTCAGTTACAGCGTTCCCAACACCTTCCCGCAGTCTACGGAGTCCCTGGTTCACTGCGACTCCTGCATGCCGGCCCAGTCCATGTGGGAGATC GTGACCTTGGAGTGCCCCGGCCACGAGGAGGTGCCCCGAGTGGACAAGCTGGTGGAGAAGATCGTGCACTGTAGCTGCCAAGCATGTGGCAAGGAGCCCAGCCACGGGCTGAGCGTCTACATGCAAGGCGAGGACACGCCAGGCTCCCAGCCAGGcacccgtccccacccccacccaggcgGGCAGACCCCCGAGCCCGAGGATCCCCCCGGGGCCCCCCACGTGGAGGAAGAGGGGGCTGAGGACTGA